DNA sequence from the Coccidioides posadasii str. Silveira chromosome 5, complete sequence genome:
TCCTTAGGTCTGCGCGATCTCACTAGGAGCACGTATGACCCCGAGCTGAGTAATAGAAGGACGACTATAGggaagatcttgaattcgGACTTTTGCTGGTGTTGCGCGTTGGGCTTGGGGTGAGGGGCAGGGGCGGAATAGGGGCGGATGGATGACAACAGCGGTGTTTTCCGTGGCGTCTGTAGGACGGAACGAGGAGAAGAAGTGCGACGTGAGGCCTGGACTAGCCGGGCTGTACTGGCGAAGACTCGAGGCAGAGAGAGTGGCATTCCTAGACCCTTTTATCAGCTCGGAATCTCTGTGAACCAAGTGACGTCGCGAATGggaccttttcttttttttttttttttttttttttttctgggAGAGGGAGGCAGCTGTCCCAAACgggttagttaactaacaACGGGAGCCGTCCGTTCGGAGCACATCCCGATTTCAACGTTACTCCCCATAAATGAGAGGCCAGAGAAGAGAGAATGCAGAACGAGAAAAGTTGCTTCTATTAGATTTGAATAATGGCTAATTTTGCAGTGTCAAAGCTAGCATGGGCTAGTTACAGTTTCAATTTCCATATCCATCTAAGAATTCCCCCTAATGTCTTGTCCATATTTTTAAATGCATCGTGAATTTTCGCATGATTTCCCAGCCGATCAGCTTCGCTGCTGGATTTCTGTGGATGACACATGATACACTGGAGCATCCTCGCCGTCAAACGGTAAGCCGTCCTAACTGGTCATCCAGTTCGATGGCGCGTGTAACCCCAGTGGCCATTTCATGCTGACGACCCCTTACGGGTGATCCGCATTGTGGACACACGGCCTCCTCTATTGGCGTTTCGCACTCTCCAATCGTGAACGGATGACCATTTTCGCAGTAATACCAATGGCCGGTGTCCCGAAACTCGGCCGCCATCGCTGCGTACGCTGAAGCCCGTCCCTTATTAGTGACAGGAATATAAAATGTCGATTTGCGCAACATCTCGTCCATGTCTGATATCTCGGCCAGTAGCCCAACCGTCTGTCCTGGAAATCGGTGGCACATACTCCTGGCCTGCTGCAGATGCACCCTGGCTTCGGCTACAAGCTCCTTGGaacctttattttttccaCATTCCAGTGCAGTGCATTGGGCCCAGAAAATGCGTCCTTCAACAACAATGGCCGGCCACGTTCTCCGCTGAGATTCTTCGATTAGCTTTTCACAGCATCTTCTACTGATGCTGGAATCGCCACTGATTTTGCCTGTTCCCGCCTCTCGTACGGTTATATTCAAAAACTGGCAAATAATAGAATAGTCGCATCGAAGCAAGAGTGCAGTAGCTAAAGGACGGTGACGCACTTGAAGGAGGGTGGGGCCTCCCTTTAATTCAGTGGCTATTCCACGAGCGCGTGTATGCGCTGGAATGGTTGCTCGGATTCATCAACCTTCGCGAGAAATTGCCATATTCTTCGACAAAGCCTCAGAACCTTGTGGTGTCTTTCGTCTGGCAACACAATTTTGGCGATTTTGCTTATCTGTTCACGACCTGGATCTTTTAGCTGGAGTGTTATTGTGTCGGTCCCTGCAGGAACTTGCTCGTTCTTTTCGCTATTCCGGAGTTTTAGTTGAACATTAACCATTTCATCTACCAATGGAAGGAAACTTTCATGCGCCCACGCGATGAACTTTTTCGTCGCTTCATCAATCCATTGTCGTTTGAGAATCCGGGCGTATCTGCGAATATCGGCAAAGAGGCCACGGCAAACGGGACAGCATTTATACTCAGTTTCAGATAATGGTGCGGAAGGCTTCAAGTGCCACCCTGTCTGCCACAATGGTTTTTGTCCCATCATTGTCCAATAAACAGCTCCGAGTAGCAGCCTGATTTTCCCAATTGACTGCTTCCacctttcttctctcttgcctttctctttttcatGATTTCTctgttctctctttctgGCTCCTGGTGCACCCCTCGCCCACAGAGCAGCTGGCAATCATCCCAAAGCTACAGTGCTAGAGTGGCAGCTGGGACGGTATGTCCTGGTGTGAGGCTCATATCCTTCCATCTAGTGCCACCTTCCTCCACCAAGGCTCTTTCCCAGGCTCCCGCTCTCATTCCTTGACCAATTACCGCATCCATTGTGGTTCCAGTATGCACCTGCAAGTCCAGCCAGAGAGCAGTGTCGTGAAACACAGGCAGGACATGTGAGCCTTGGAAATTGTGATGATCAAACATGATTGGCACAAGGCACCAGATATCAATCCCCAGAACATGTTTTTGAGGGGATGGACATGTCAGCATCCTCTAGCAAATTTGAGGAACAGAGGAATTCTCCCCATCACCATTGCTGGTGAGGAGCAACATGACAAGTGCATCAATGCACTGAGACTCACTATAAAAGAGCCAACAGATCTGCCCCAGAATTGCTAGCACCTCACAGCCAAACTTTCTCATTCACACACCCTCCAATCTCTATCCCTTGGCCTCAATCCCTGCTTCCGTCCTGGTTTCTCAATTATCTCCACTTCCAGAATCCATTTTCATGAAATATCCCATTTTCTGCCCAGATAAATCCTTCTTTTCATGTGAATTTTTTGCCATGGGTCCCTTCTTGCCTCAAATTATTTCTCTTGCACAAATCTCTCCATTTACAGTCTTCAGTGGCCAGCTGttctcccccccccaaaaaaaataaataaataaataaaataaaaatctATTATGATTCTCCCTGCAGTGCTCGGCCAATCTCCGCACATCATCTTTTTGCAAGATTGCTAACTGAAGTTTGCATGCTATTCAGCACCAACAACATCTAGTTATGTATGCCATCAGCATCCCAATCTTAACTACAAGAGACCGTCATTCAATGCATCAATCTTGGAAAGCTCCAAGAATAATTCATTGTCTCCTCACAGTCTGGCATTGGGAACCTCAAATTTACATCCAGTCTTGATCCACAATTTCCAGGAAATTGCTGATATTCTGGTTCAGATGTCTTTTCTTAAGAACGCTGCAGAGACCAATCCAGCTTTACCCAGTATAAGCAACTTGAATAAAAGCTTAGAAGAATTTCTCTGACTCTCAGTTCTCTAGCACAACATTTCCATTGATCCAGTAATTCTTGCCAATGACAGGCCTTAAATGCCTGCAATCTACACCAGTCTATTCAGCAAGATATAATGCAATATTCTTGAAGACAAGCCGTTTATATTCTGAATCTTCTCTGTCTATATTCTATAACACACCCAActatctgcttcttgagAGATCTAGCAGCTGAAATAGTAGTGCTCAAACAGAGACCAACTTTTATATTCAGAGTTCTTAATAATTATACCTCTTCTGCTGCAGTACTGAGACCAATACTCTTGCTCTAGTGATATGGATGAAGTCTTCAGTGATGACCAGTCCAAGAGTCTTAAATAAGAGATGAAGTGATTAGAGAAAGAACAGACTATAGGATAGTTCTGTGTTGTCTCTATGCTGTCTATCAAAGAATAAACTTTTTATCACTCTTCACGCGACCCCGCTGTCGGCAAGCGCGCCCTCGACAAGCAAAAGCTTCTCGTCATCTTTTAATCTCTGCTGCTTGATAAATATCTGCAGTGTCTTTCTTGACTGCTTGAAGATGCCTTGGCAAGCTGCATGTCTAACTCTAATGAGATTGCACAGTCAGTGGTTTGCTCAGATTTCTGTGATAAGATTGAGCAAACTTGATATGGGCACTGAGACAGAAGTAAGAACCATAGAGACAAGCTGTGGTGATGatctgctgaagaagatgctCATCTTCTGAGCATGATGGAGAAGTGCTGGCCCTGGTCAGAGATTGAGAGCTGTTTCCCAGAGAGGACAGACTTGGCGCTGCAGTAGCAGCAGTCACCACTTCAAAGGAACAAGAACGAGGCACTTTCAGCCAAGTCTACCGCGGGGACACCGGCTTCGGCGGTTGTGATATAATACATGTTGTACGCGACAAGATAATCTAATCCGGATAATGGGCGGCTGTTACTAACACGCCGTCGAGCCCGGATAGTTGGCGCATGGGGCGCCCACTGATGTAGCATGGAACGGCTCGGCCGGCCAAAGACTACACTTGTCTATTTTACCACACTAGATTCTATAGCGATTTTCTGGAGCGTCTAGTTTGCCAGTGTGCAAGAAAAGGTGCCCTGAAGGAATGCCGTCAGCAGCCATGGTCGCAGATACAGTGACGCCTAAAATGCCAAACTCACCCAGAGTCCGTCATCCACCCAGGATGGAACCTGGCTCTCGCCACTAACCATTCCGATGTCACATTCTCGGTATCATACTCGGGACCGCCCTCTCCCTTAGCGTTCCGGTACTGGCGGCCACACTTTTGCGGGTTGCCACGATGTACATCAATCCACCGCGGACAGATATAaaccttttctttcctctttAACTGTGGAACAATCTGCCAATCCCCCACGCTGGTTTGTCCCTGTATGTTGGGCTCTACCGTGTCTTGTATCCGTGTTAAAACACGCCAACGGACGCACTTGTAGTAACATTTGTCCTCTAGCCATGAAATCAGCAGAGGGCATTGGAAGTACCTGGCCTCCTCAAGCAACCTCATGTATAAACTGTAGTTATGACCTTTCCGCTGACAGAATGCAAGCGGGAAAACGCCTCGACGAAGGTACTGAAGAACGTATTCAAATACACTGCCATCCGCATCAACGAAGATGGAGCCGTCCTCCTCTTTGCTCACCGGCCACTTCCCAGAAAACAAGGTTGCGAAGTACCTGCTTCGCTCTACGAGCGATTCGATTGTAGTGTAGAATTGGCGATCACCCACTTGAAGGGTGATCTGCTCCGACTCGCCGACATCCGCCGAAGAAACCTGGCTTGGTGTGTCGGGCATCAGGGTGACTGCACCTTGCGTACAGTATCAAACAAAGGGCGCTATAATCAATTCCCAACACCGTGAATCATCGAATAGTATGGCAATGTTCGCTAACAAATAAGTCAGAGCATAGGATAGGGGAATCTAGAGGAAAGGGAGTCAAGTCTACCATGAGACAATGCCCGCTCTTTGGTTCTGGGTTGTTCTCAGGACTCATGCAAAGAGCTTTAATCACATCACCAGTGAAGCCGGAAGAAACAAGAACAGGCGCTCCAGTTGCCTTtaacttgttgataatgTGGGCTGTCCGATCGCCAGTCAGAAATTTGCTTCTCGCACAGATTACAGTACTAACTTAATGGTAGATGGGCCTCATACCAAGCTATGGAGAGATTTCACGAACGATTTTTCGCCAGTTGAAGTTTTAGGTGCATCAAACAAATTGTGATTCCTTCTTTCGCATTGATGTCATAAttgtatggagtacagagtattgtAAGCcgaaattattatt
Encoded proteins:
- a CDS encoding uncharacterized protein (EggNog:ENOG410PRMX~COG:S) codes for the protein MPDTPSQVSSADVGESEQITLQVGDRQFYTTIESLVERSRYFATLFSGKWPVSKEEDGSIFVDADGSVFEYVLQYLRRGVFPLAFCQRKGHNYSLYMRLLEEARYFQCPLLISWLEDKCYYKCVRWRVLTRIQDTVEPNIQGQTSVGDWQIVPQLKRKEKVYICPRWIDVHRGNPQKCGRQYRNAKGEGGPEYDTENVTSEWLVARARFHPGWMTDSGAPFLAHWQTRRSRKSL
- a CDS encoding uncharacterized protein (EggNog:ENOG410PIMX~COG:L), whose product is MMGQKPLWQTGWHLKPSAPLSETEYKCCPVCRGLFADIRRYARILKRQWIDEATKKFIAWAHESFLPLVDEMVNVQLKLRNSEKNEQVPAGTDTITLQLKDPGREQISKIAKIVLPDERHHKVLRLCRRIWQFLAKVDESEQPFQRIHALVE
- a CDS encoding uncharacterized protein (EggNog:ENOG410PIMX~COG:L); its protein translation is MAAEFRDTGHWYYCENGHPFTIGECETPIEEAVCPQCGSPVRGRQHEMATGVTRAIELDDQLGRLTV